A genomic stretch from Deltaproteobacteria bacterium includes:
- a CDS encoding sirohydrochlorin cobaltochelatase, translating into MKTWYFLAFAIFIASVFSSSGEAMDKKKDTAIVLAMFGTTYPEAISDLAAIKDHVKNAFPDTEVRISFTSHQIRKIWQQRKDDPEWQKRTDIPAEFMDARGLLATVGDLQDAGYRQIVIQPTHLYHGEQFMDLAEYVRGLNSIRTVKKKWMPFSRPIALGRPLLGTWGDLYAYHEDMKQVAEAISPLVEKAREEKAALVLMAHGNEHMSSGIYGEFERVVSEVYPHTCIVIGSVEGYPGIDRILEAVRQRNIKKAVLAPFMIVAGDHARNDMTGPDADSWMNQLERKGVEVIPVLQGLGRLPGVGEIFVRHIRDAAQEEEIQL; encoded by the coding sequence ATGAAAACATGGTATTTTTTGGCCTTTGCAATCTTTATTGCCAGTGTATTTTCATCCAGTGGAGAGGCCATGGATAAAAAGAAGGACACGGCCATCGTGCTTGCCATGTTCGGGACCACATATCCCGAGGCGATCTCGGATCTTGCGGCCATCAAGGACCACGTGAAGAACGCATTCCCTGACACAGAGGTGAGGATCTCCTTCACCTCCCACCAGATAAGAAAGATCTGGCAGCAGAGGAAAGACGACCCCGAATGGCAAAAGAGGACCGATATCCCAGCAGAATTCATGGACGCACGAGGCCTCCTTGCCACGGTCGGCGACCTCCAGGACGCTGGCTATCGCCAGATCGTCATCCAGCCCACGCACCTCTATCACGGCGAGCAGTTCATGGATCTGGCCGAATACGTCCGCGGGCTCAACTCCATCAGGACCGTCAAGAAGAAATGGATGCCCTTTTCCAGGCCCATAGCACTCGGTCGCCCACTCCTCGGGACATGGGGAGATCTATACGCCTATCATGAAGACATGAAACAGGTGGCCGAGGCCATCAGCCCCCTGGTCGAGAAGGCCCGAGAGGAAAAGGCCGCACTCGTGCTCATGGCCCACGGAAACGAACACATGTCTTCCGGCATCTATGGCGAATTCGAGAGGGTGGTAAGCGAGGTCTATCCCCATACCTGCATCGTGATCGGATCCGTAGAGGGGTATCCAGGCATAGATCGCATCCTTGAGGCCGTCAGACAGCGCAACATCAAGAAGGCGGTCCTTGCCCCGTTCATGATCGTAGCCGGGGACCACGCCCGAAACGACATGACTGGGCCGGATGCAGACTCCTGGATGAACCAGCTCGAAAGGAAAGGTGTGGAGGTGATCCCGGTCCTCCAGGGGCTTGGACGTCTCCCTGGCGTAGGGGAGATCTTCGTGAGGCATATCCGGGACGCGGCACAAGAGGAGGAGATTCAACTGTGA
- a CDS encoding nucleotidyltransferase family protein, which yields MRLTAVILAADRAPDDPLVAKSGVRCKALVPVAGRPMLLRVLDALGASPFVEERIVCGRSDLLLSQNAELSRLVKGNDVRWVEAGATPCTSALAAFSGIPPERPILLTTADHALLTPGIIEYFCRKALTSGCDAAAALMRADEVISAFPTARRTVLRMKDGGYCTCNLFAFLTHRGRLAVDFWKRVERERKRPVRVAYSLGIWAVLRYLAGFMTLDEAMLRLSRAMHIRACPVLMEDPRSAVDVDKVEDWELAEEILGNKPMH from the coding sequence ATGCGGTTGACCGCCGTTATCCTTGCGGCTGACAGGGCTCCTGACGACCCCCTGGTCGCAAAGTCCGGCGTCCGGTGCAAGGCCCTCGTTCCGGTTGCCGGCCGCCCCATGCTGCTCCGTGTCCTGGACGCCCTCGGGGCATCACCGTTCGTGGAGGAAAGGATCGTTTGCGGCCGGTCCGATCTGTTACTTTCCCAGAATGCCGAGCTATCCCGCCTTGTCAAAGGCAATGATGTCCGATGGGTGGAGGCAGGGGCCACGCCTTGCACCAGCGCCCTGGCCGCCTTTTCCGGGATACCACCGGAGCGGCCCATCCTTCTCACCACCGCGGATCATGCGTTGCTAACCCCTGGTATCATCGAATACTTTTGCCGCAAGGCCCTCACGTCAGGGTGTGATGCCGCTGCCGCCCTCATGCGTGCAGACGAGGTGATCTCGGCCTTTCCTACTGCCAGACGGACGGTCCTTCGCATGAAGGATGGAGGATATTGCACCTGTAATCTCTTCGCGTTTCTCACGCATCGAGGCAGGTTGGCCGTGGATTTCTGGAAAAGGGTGGAAAGGGAGCGGAAGAGACCGGTTCGGGTGGCTTACTCCCTGGGTATCTGGGCGGTCTTGAGATATCTGGCCGGTTTCATGACCCTCGACGAGGCCATGCTCCGGCTTTCCCGAGCCATGCATATTCGGGCCTGCCCAGTCCTCATGGAAGATCCCCGCTCCGCCGTGGACGTGGACAAAGTCGAGGACTGGGAGCTGGCTGAAGAGATCCTGGGGAACAAACCCATGCATTGA
- a CDS encoding N-acetyltransferase codes for MLVSPVLKRRDRDAFLRLPFRIFNGDPAWIPPILIERKGHCSRRNPFFSHAIGESWIAWRSGVPVGRISAHIDHLYLERYGDDTGFFGMIEAVDDPAVFHALFAHAEKWLLDHGMRKVLGPFNYSINQECGLLVEGFGIPPSIMMGHCPPYYPLRVEELGYSKAKDLLAYRIQANFPAPSFLSSLQARYADRIRMRTLDNRLFFKDLQIIRDIYNDAWSGNWGFVPFTEEEFRELGSAMRFLVPPDYVRIAEVDGEPAAMMVLFPNLNEAIRDLNGRLFPLGWLKLLWRLKVCGLQSGRVPLMGVRRRFQSSMLGAALSFMMITSIQASGLKRGIKEVEMSWILEDNPGMIKIIESIGGTCYKRYRIYEKVMAN; via the coding sequence ATCCTCGTATCGCCGGTCCTGAAAAGGCGTGACCGCGACGCATTCCTTCGGCTCCCTTTCAGGATCTTTAATGGGGATCCGGCATGGATCCCCCCCATTCTAATCGAGAGAAAAGGCCATTGTTCACGCCGAAACCCCTTTTTTTCCCACGCGATCGGAGAAAGCTGGATCGCATGGCGTTCCGGGGTACCAGTTGGGCGTATCAGCGCTCACATCGACCATCTGTACCTGGAAAGATATGGGGACGACACGGGTTTTTTCGGGATGATCGAGGCTGTGGACGACCCAGCGGTCTTTCATGCCCTTTTTGCCCATGCTGAGAAATGGCTTCTGGATCACGGCATGCGTAAGGTCCTGGGGCCATTCAATTATTCAATCAACCAGGAGTGTGGGCTCCTTGTGGAAGGTTTCGGCATCCCCCCTTCTATAATGATGGGGCACTGTCCGCCCTACTACCCGCTAAGGGTGGAGGAATTGGGCTACTCCAAGGCCAAGGACCTCCTCGCATATCGTATACAGGCCAATTTCCCGGCCCCTTCCTTCCTAAGTTCCCTGCAGGCCCGTTACGCTGACAGGATAAGGATGCGAACCCTTGACAACCGCCTCTTTTTCAAAGACCTCCAGATCATCAGAGACATCTACAACGACGCATGGTCCGGCAACTGGGGTTTTGTCCCGTTCACAGAAGAGGAGTTCAGGGAGCTGGGAAGCGCCATGAGGTTTCTGGTCCCGCCAGACTACGTGCGTATCGCCGAGGTGGACGGCGAGCCTGCGGCCATGATGGTCCTCTTTCCAAACCTGAACGAGGCCATCAGGGACCTGAATGGCAGGCTTTTTCCGCTTGGATGGCTGAAGCTCCTGTGGCGGCTCAAGGTCTGTGGCCTTCAAAGCGGACGAGTGCCCCTTATGGGGGTTCGGAGGCGGTTTCAGAGCAGCATGCTCGGGGCAGCCCTTTCCTTCATGATGATCACGTCCATACAGGCCTCTGGGTTGAAGCGCGGGATCAAGGAGGTGGAGATGTCCTGGATACTCGAGGACAACCCAGGAATGATCAAGATCATCGAATCCATAGGTGGTACGTGCTATAAACGGTACCGTATCTATGAAAAGGTTATGGCAAATTGA
- a CDS encoding TonB-dependent receptor: MFSYLALSPTWAHAEALGPAGGVTTLDEVVVTASRIEEKAKEVAANVTVIDKKEIEASGSRTLGEILAEKAVGHIQEYPGALTAIGIRGFRTETHGNDLMGHVLILINGRRAATGNAAKIMIRNNVERIEIIRGPASVQYGSAAMGGVVNIITKRGADNSAFVEGGLGSWGYDEEGLGLSANAKGIDFYGAVEHRSMDDYDTASGDRYKNTGFSRQENVYVNLGYEFLPGNRIGVIYNDYNGDGIGTPDYLERNDLDDYKDAGNESIDLMYEGMTQGGTFSWMARYFDGEDENAWFDRMSSNPSGWDDGIPTRNETDQKGAQARVAFDTDHVGLVAGFDWDNYEIDATYNPKKSEYDNTAGYLLGRLRFLDERLILTGGFRSDWYDVEMKEPRGRDEDDHEITPRLGVAFLLTDYLKLRANYGEGFRMPAADELAYDSTFWGVRYLGNPDLDPEKSETWEAGFDLARRSFNASMTLFWTDFKDKIQTVSKPGPIKTWENIGGADIDGLEGEFSYDIGGFFPWGYEIRPYVNFTYLFKYEDDQSGKDLLYTERANVSYGLQVSNRKDFTAALNLTYTGEKDVNDWQNAGPPTWVAPVVEEGGFTVATLTMSKKILELDRFGGLTLRGEIRNLFDKDYEYVKDYPMPGRSFFLGLRYDI; the protein is encoded by the coding sequence ATGTTCTCCTACCTGGCCTTATCGCCCACGTGGGCACACGCCGAGGCATTAGGGCCTGCGGGTGGGGTGACCACCCTCGACGAGGTCGTCGTCACGGCAAGCAGGATCGAAGAGAAGGCCAAAGAGGTCGCTGCCAACGTAACGGTCATTGACAAGAAGGAGATCGAGGCCTCAGGCTCCCGCACCCTGGGGGAGATCCTTGCGGAAAAGGCCGTGGGCCATATCCAGGAATATCCAGGCGCGCTGACCGCCATCGGCATCAGGGGGTTTAGGACCGAGACCCACGGAAACGACCTCATGGGCCATGTGCTCATCCTCATCAACGGCAGACGCGCAGCCACGGGCAATGCGGCAAAGATCATGATCCGGAACAACGTGGAAAGGATCGAGATCATCCGTGGGCCGGCCTCGGTCCAGTACGGCTCGGCAGCCATGGGCGGGGTCGTCAACATCATCACGAAACGAGGGGCGGACAACTCCGCATTCGTAGAGGGAGGCCTCGGGAGCTGGGGCTATGATGAAGAAGGACTCGGTCTCTCTGCCAATGCCAAAGGGATCGATTTCTACGGAGCGGTCGAACATCGCTCCATGGATGACTACGATACCGCCAGCGGCGACCGATACAAAAACACCGGATTCTCCCGTCAAGAAAACGTCTATGTCAATCTGGGCTACGAGTTCCTGCCGGGAAACCGGATAGGCGTCATTTACAACGACTACAACGGCGACGGCATCGGGACACCCGATTATTTAGAGCGAAACGATCTTGACGATTACAAGGACGCGGGAAACGAATCCATCGACCTCATGTACGAGGGTATGACCCAGGGCGGGACCTTCTCCTGGATGGCGAGGTATTTCGACGGCGAGGACGAGAATGCGTGGTTTGACCGCATGTCAAGCAATCCGAGTGGATGGGATGACGGGATCCCGACACGAAACGAAACCGATCAGAAAGGGGCCCAGGCCCGGGTCGCCTTTGACACGGATCATGTGGGCCTTGTGGCCGGTTTCGACTGGGACAACTACGAGATCGACGCCACATACAACCCCAAAAAGAGCGAATACGACAACACCGCAGGCTACCTCCTCGGAAGGCTCAGATTCCTTGATGAAAGGCTCATCCTCACGGGCGGCTTCAGGAGCGATTGGTACGACGTGGAGATGAAAGAGCCGAGGGGACGCGATGAAGACGATCACGAGATCACCCCCCGCCTTGGGGTGGCCTTTCTCCTGACGGATTACCTGAAACTGAGGGCCAACTACGGCGAAGGCTTCAGGATGCCGGCAGCAGATGAGCTGGCCTATGACAGCACCTTCTGGGGCGTTCGGTACCTGGGAAACCCGGACCTCGATCCTGAAAAGAGCGAGACCTGGGAGGCCGGATTCGATCTCGCCCGTCGATCCTTCAACGCATCCATGACCCTTTTCTGGACGGACTTCAAGGACAAGATCCAGACCGTATCCAAACCAGGTCCTATAAAGACGTGGGAAAACATCGGGGGTGCGGACATAGACGGCCTCGAGGGCGAGTTCTCCTATGACATCGGCGGGTTTTTCCCATGGGGCTACGAGATAAGGCCGTATGTCAACTTCACATACCTTTTCAAATACGAGGATGATCAGAGCGGAAAGGACCTCCTCTATACGGAGAGGGCAAACGTCTCATACGGGCTCCAGGTCTCCAACCGAAAGGACTTCACCGCTGCCCTCAACCTCACCTACACGGGGGAAAAGGATGTGAATGACTGGCAGAATGCCGGTCCTCCCACGTGGGTGGCCCCTGTAGTCGAGGAAGGGGGCTTCACTGTGGCGACCCTCACCATGAGCAAGAAGATCCTGGAGCTTGACCGATTCGGCGGCCTCACCCTGAGGGGTGAGATCAGGAATCTCTTTGACAAGGACTACGAATACGTCAAGGACTACCCCATGCCAGGCAGGAGCTTTTTTCTCGGCCTGAGATATGACATCTGA
- a CDS encoding cobaltochelatase subunit CobN, producing the protein MRSADPRKISFWWVGCKVLSAFLLLILFVAVTAPAHAKGIGLFVGDVDAAVCVRAAETAALSGVEIRIFTEADTGGQAMAEFVKRMDVAVVDIMQKEPGQWLLANRGIMKEGVRLYAVRQGRRPQDYLDAGFLMDKTVRAYFDYTSTENLANLLKFVASRDLGTDVGYDPPITPPKNALYHPDAPDFFQDLGSFFEWYRASGRYRPDGLWDLTVIFPTFTIEGKKEVVDALMRAYEREGINVVAWMQEMKDQDRTLERLISSPPLAGRLGSISGFAFKFSSSLSHGLLEAFKKADVPVFNIQTLFFETRDEWLASPQGISTVGLSMQFITPELSGLVEPTVVSAKERVETNRPDVLAYRYTPVTEHIEKLARRVSNWHRLRQKPNKDKKIVIIYYNHAAGKQNIGASYLNVFRSISEIIRNLKEQGYTIEGELTEETVKDLLLRSGRNIGSWAPDELDQLVRNGNVSFVEMEEYSKWLSGTPIEFQKEVEKEWGRPEDSKIMVKDGRFVIPCVRLGNLILAPQPVRGWGDDPEKLYHSTTLPPHHQYNAFYYWLQEVIRPDAIINLGTHGTHEWLPGKQAGLTWRCPPEVLIGDIPSLYPYIVDDVGEGIQAKRRGRAVVIDHAVPPFKKGGLYEEYTRLAALIGEYSASSSEKIRTARLARIQEMSQKLGLDKDLEIKTFDEEAIERIEHYLIELKTHMIPYGLHTFGVSPSGEALSETAGAIASKGGRPAEFYAERLTECGPSEMASLIRGLKGGYIPPASGNDPIRNPESLPTGKDFYGFDPEKVPSKEAWAAGEKAALELIDSYREKHGGNWPEQVGLVLWSVETIRDEGINVATALALMGMRPVWDERDKVKDVQPIPAAQLNRPRIDVLLQMSGLFRDTFPQTALMLDKAVNQAAALSDVENFIKKHSEKIEKDLISQGRPPEEAKKLSMVRLYSAPPGAYGTKVDDMTGASGLWEDERQVAEHGFIEMQSYGYSAGMWGEGLTPVYRMHLKNVDATVHTISSNLYGTMDNDDMFQYLGGLSMAVRKESGRDPEVFVSMQRTLGDGKVEPIALTLGRELRSRYLNPKWIEGMKQENYAGAREMAEFMENMWGWQVTTPGAVDAAKWQETYEVYVEDKYGLDIKEFFNRENPWAWQSMTARMLEAVRKGYWKADEKVKRKLAAEYAMNVAEKGVACCDHTCNNPLLNQIVAGIISIPGLISPEIAEKFRIAVEKAAGKTIEDQVRERRQLLSSLEAPGGAEQAMDAKKVPEGAQDQNIEKKTAGDGKEAVEGYKMEEIKTKDEEKSLTSSGVQWFAILFVLGLIGLFYAGTRMRRR; encoded by the coding sequence ATGAGATCGGCTGATCCGCGAAAAATCTCTTTCTGGTGGGTTGGGTGCAAGGTCCTTTCCGCATTCCTGCTGCTGATCCTTTTTGTAGCCGTTACGGCCCCTGCGCACGCAAAAGGCATCGGCCTTTTCGTGGGAGACGTGGATGCGGCGGTCTGCGTTCGTGCCGCTGAGACGGCGGCCCTTTCGGGCGTGGAGATCCGCATCTTCACTGAGGCCGATACCGGTGGCCAGGCAATGGCCGAGTTCGTAAAACGCATGGACGTGGCTGTAGTGGACATCATGCAGAAGGAGCCTGGGCAGTGGCTCCTTGCCAACCGCGGGATCATGAAGGAGGGGGTAAGGCTCTATGCCGTAAGACAAGGGCGCCGCCCCCAGGACTATCTCGATGCCGGATTCTTGATGGACAAGACGGTCCGGGCCTATTTTGACTACACATCTACAGAAAACCTGGCGAATCTCCTTAAATTCGTCGCAAGCAGGGACCTCGGGACGGATGTGGGATACGATCCGCCCATCACGCCCCCGAAAAACGCCCTCTACCATCCGGACGCCCCGGACTTCTTCCAGGATCTGGGGTCCTTTTTCGAATGGTACAGGGCATCTGGCCGTTACCGGCCCGATGGCCTCTGGGACCTCACTGTGATCTTCCCTACCTTCACCATCGAGGGGAAAAAGGAGGTCGTGGATGCCCTTATGAGGGCATACGAACGTGAGGGCATAAACGTGGTCGCGTGGATGCAGGAGATGAAGGACCAGGACCGGACCCTCGAACGCCTCATCTCCTCCCCTCCTCTTGCCGGAAGGCTCGGCTCCATAAGCGGTTTCGCCTTTAAGTTCTCCTCTTCCCTCTCCCATGGCCTCCTTGAGGCCTTCAAAAAGGCCGACGTCCCTGTCTTCAACATCCAGACCCTCTTCTTCGAGACCAGGGACGAGTGGCTCGCATCCCCACAGGGGATCTCAACCGTGGGGCTTTCGATGCAGTTTATAACGCCTGAACTCTCGGGTCTTGTGGAGCCCACGGTCGTCTCAGCAAAGGAGCGGGTGGAAACGAACCGACCGGATGTCCTTGCATACCGTTACACCCCTGTAACAGAGCACATCGAAAAACTCGCCCGTCGCGTCTCGAACTGGCATAGGCTCAGACAAAAACCGAACAAGGACAAAAAGATCGTCATCATCTACTACAATCACGCAGCTGGGAAACAAAACATCGGGGCAAGTTACCTCAACGTCTTTCGGAGCATCTCTGAGATCATCAGAAACCTCAAGGAGCAAGGCTATACGATCGAGGGCGAGCTGACCGAAGAGACCGTGAAGGACCTACTCCTCAGATCCGGAAGAAACATCGGCTCCTGGGCGCCTGACGAACTCGACCAGCTCGTCCGAAATGGAAACGTCTCCTTCGTGGAGATGGAGGAATACAGCAAATGGCTGTCAGGCACCCCGATAGAATTCCAAAAAGAGGTCGAGAAGGAGTGGGGGCGGCCAGAGGATTCCAAAATCATGGTAAAGGACGGCAGGTTCGTCATCCCATGCGTGCGCCTCGGAAACCTGATCCTTGCACCCCAGCCGGTCCGGGGCTGGGGCGACGACCCGGAAAAGCTCTACCACAGCACCACCCTTCCGCCCCATCACCAGTACAACGCCTTCTATTACTGGCTCCAGGAGGTCATTAGGCCCGACGCGATCATAAACCTCGGGACCCACGGGACCCATGAATGGCTTCCGGGCAAGCAGGCCGGGCTCACGTGGCGATGCCCACCCGAGGTCCTCATCGGCGACATCCCAAGCCTTTATCCCTACATTGTGGACGATGTGGGGGAAGGGATCCAGGCCAAGCGGAGGGGGCGTGCCGTGGTCATCGACCACGCCGTCCCACCGTTCAAAAAGGGTGGGCTTTACGAGGAATACACGAGACTTGCGGCTCTCATCGGGGAATACTCGGCATCTTCCTCCGAGAAGATCAGGACAGCCCGATTGGCAAGGATCCAGGAAATGTCACAAAAACTCGGGCTGGACAAGGACCTTGAGATCAAGACCTTTGACGAGGAGGCGATCGAAAGGATCGAACATTATCTCATCGAACTAAAGACCCATATGATCCCTTACGGCCTTCACACCTTCGGGGTCTCGCCTTCCGGCGAAGCACTTTCCGAGACCGCTGGGGCCATTGCCTCAAAAGGGGGAAGGCCTGCGGAATTCTATGCGGAAAGGCTCACGGAGTGCGGTCCCTCCGAGATGGCCTCCTTGATCCGTGGACTCAAAGGCGGCTACATCCCGCCTGCATCCGGAAACGACCCGATCCGAAACCCTGAAAGTCTTCCAACAGGGAAGGATTTCTACGGGTTCGACCCGGAAAAGGTGCCTTCAAAAGAGGCATGGGCTGCAGGGGAAAAGGCTGCCCTCGAGCTCATCGACTCCTACAGGGAAAAACACGGCGGGAACTGGCCCGAACAGGTAGGGCTTGTGCTCTGGTCCGTCGAGACCATACGGGACGAGGGGATCAACGTGGCCACTGCCCTTGCCCTCATGGGCATGAGGCCGGTCTGGGACGAGCGCGACAAGGTCAAGGACGTCCAACCCATTCCTGCGGCCCAGCTCAACCGGCCCAGGATCGACGTCCTTCTCCAGATGTCCGGGCTTTTCCGCGACACCTTTCCCCAGACCGCCCTCATGCTCGACAAGGCCGTAAACCAGGCGGCCGCCCTTTCTGACGTGGAGAATTTTATAAAAAAACACTCGGAAAAGATCGAAAAAGACCTTATCTCCCAAGGACGCCCGCCTGAAGAGGCGAAAAAACTCTCCATGGTCAGGCTCTACAGCGCGCCACCCGGCGCCTACGGCACGAAGGTGGACGACATGACCGGCGCAAGCGGGCTCTGGGAGGACGAAAGGCAGGTGGCCGAACATGGCTTCATCGAGATGCAGTCCTATGGGTATTCAGCGGGCATGTGGGGTGAGGGCCTGACGCCTGTCTATCGCATGCATCTTAAAAACGTAGACGCAACTGTCCACACCATCTCGTCCAACCTCTACGGCACCATGGACAACGACGACATGTTCCAGTATCTCGGCGGCCTTTCCATGGCGGTCAGAAAGGAATCGGGCAGGGACCCAGAGGTCTTTGTCTCCATGCAGCGCACCCTTGGGGACGGAAAGGTCGAGCCCATCGCCCTCACCCTGGGCCGTGAGCTCAGAAGCCGCTACCTGAACCCCAAGTGGATCGAGGGGATGAAACAGGAGAACTACGCCGGGGCGAGAGAGATGGCCGAGTTCATGGAGAACATGTGGGGCTGGCAGGTGACCACGCCCGGGGCCGTGGATGCGGCGAAATGGCAGGAGACCTATGAGGTCTATGTGGAGGACAAGTACGGCCTTGATATCAAGGAGTTCTTCAATCGGGAAAACCCATGGGCCTGGCAGTCCATGACGGCCCGGATGCTCGAGGCGGTCAGAAAGGGCTACTGGAAGGCGGATGAAAAGGTCAAACGGAAACTTGCGGCTGAATACGCCATGAATGTGGCGGAAAAGGGGGTCGCCTGCTGTGACCACACCTGCAACAACCCCCTTCTTAACCAGATAGTGGCTGGCATCATCTCCATCCCGGGCCTCATTTCTCCAGAGATAGCAGAGAAATTCAGGATCGCCGTGGAGAAGGCGGCCGGAAAGACCATCGAAGACCAGGTACGGGAGAGAAGACAACTCCTGTCCAGCCTCGAGGCCCCAGGGGGGGCGGAGCAGGCAATGGATGCGAAAAAGGTGCCTGAAGGCGCACAAGATCAGAATATCGAAAAGAAGACCGCTGGTGACGGCAAAGAGGCCGTTGAGGGCTACAAGATGGAGGAGATCAAGACCAAAGACGAGGAAAAGAGCCTCACCTCAAGCGGAGTACAGTGGTTTGCGATCCTCTTTGTCCTGGGCCTGATCGGTCTTTTTTATGCAGGCACGAGGATGAGAAGGAGATGA
- a CDS encoding adenosylcobinamide amidohydrolase, with the protein MSAFFTLILVLVTLSAAGASEEIRLPAELDAKASVKVSERDGFWEKTLVVTFPQDRRMLSTNDGFILGRIAVNHSAHPGLFKKVCEEMKTKDEVGGKVYMRKIKKKIAMESGVPEEKIAQLGTAADMKNLAIVTKTYPPFVVTSLVTAGARTNALRTGVDEGKHIEGKEPHGTVNVILLTNAELTDGAMARAIITLTEAKTAAFEDLDVPSSYTKSVQATGTGTDSAIVVSGVNGPKVTYTGGHSKIGELIGKAVYEGVMEALQKQNGFTRPHASQ; encoded by the coding sequence ATGTCGGCATTTTTTACCCTGATCCTGGTCCTTGTCACGCTTTCGGCAGCAGGGGCATCAGAGGAGATCCGGCTACCTGCGGAACTCGATGCCAAGGCATCCGTAAAGGTCTCCGAAAGGGACGGGTTTTGGGAAAAGACCCTTGTCGTCACCTTCCCTCAAGATAGACGCATGCTTTCCACGAACGATGGATTCATCCTGGGCAGGATCGCCGTAAACCATTCTGCCCATCCCGGCCTTTTCAAAAAGGTCTGTGAGGAGATGAAGACCAAGGATGAGGTGGGAGGCAAGGTCTATATGCGCAAGATCAAGAAGAAGATCGCCATGGAGAGCGGGGTGCCGGAAGAAAAGATCGCACAGCTCGGCACAGCCGCGGACATGAAGAACCTCGCCATTGTCACAAAGACCTACCCTCCCTTTGTGGTGACCTCACTGGTAACTGCAGGGGCAAGGACCAACGCACTCCGCACCGGTGTGGACGAAGGAAAACACATAGAAGGCAAAGAACCCCACGGAACAGTAAACGTCATCCTTCTGACCAATGCCGAGCTCACGGACGGGGCCATGGCGCGGGCAATCATCACGCTCACCGAGGCAAAGACCGCGGCCTTCGAAGACCTTGATGTCCCGAGTTCCTATACAAAATCGGTTCAGGCGACCGGAACTGGCACGGACAGCGCCATTGTGGTCTCGGGCGTCAATGGCCCGAAGGTCACCTACACTGGCGGACACAGCAAGATCGGCGAACTCATCGGAAAGGCCGTCTATGAAGGGGTTATGGAGGCGCTTCAAAAACAAAACGGCTTCACCAGACCACACGCATCACAATAA
- the thiC gene encoding phosphomethylpyrimidine synthase ThiC encodes MEAVAREEGLAPETIREGVERGEIVILRGRFNERKVVGIGKGLRTKVNASIGTSSDRCDIEHEKRKAIVAEETGADTLMELSAAGDLDAIRREVLASVSLPVGNVPLYQAFCETIQRYKDPSRLDPEYLFELIERQCADGIAFMAIHCGINLFTIERLERQGYRYGGLCSKGGTLMVQWMMKNGRENPLYEQFDRVCSILKRYDTVLSLGNGIRAGAIHDSLDRAQMAELILNCELCEMARKQGCQAMVEGPGHVPLDEIEANILLQKKMSGNAPYYMLGPLPTDIGAGWDHVTAAIGAAQSSMHGADLICYITPAEHLALPDEEDVRIGVKVSRLAAHIGDVVKLKGRADLRDKQISKDRRDFRWAAQFENLLFPEDARRILESRRSLSGKGCSMCGELCALKNAEIALNRFLAGDKK; translated from the coding sequence ATGGAGGCCGTGGCCCGGGAAGAGGGTCTTGCCCCCGAAACGATCCGCGAGGGGGTTGAACGGGGCGAGATCGTGATCCTCAGGGGCAGGTTCAATGAACGCAAGGTGGTCGGAATAGGGAAAGGCCTTCGCACCAAGGTGAACGCCTCTATCGGGACCTCCTCGGATCGGTGCGACATCGAACACGAGAAAAGAAAGGCCATTGTCGCCGAGGAGACCGGGGCAGACACCTTGATGGAGCTCTCGGCCGCAGGGGATCTCGACGCTATAAGGCGTGAAGTCCTTGCCTCAGTCTCCCTTCCCGTTGGAAACGTCCCCCTTTATCAGGCCTTCTGTGAGACGATCCAAAGGTACAAGGATCCGTCGCGGCTCGACCCGGAGTACCTCTTTGAACTCATCGAGCGCCAGTGCGCGGACGGGATCGCCTTCATGGCCATCCACTGTGGGATAAATCTCTTCACTATCGAGCGCCTGGAACGCCAGGGTTACCGCTACGGCGGCCTCTGCTCCAAGGGCGGGACCCTGATGGTCCAGTGGATGATGAAAAACGGCCGGGAAAACCCCCTCTATGAACAGTTCGACCGGGTCTGCTCGATCCTCAAAAGATACGATACGGTCCTGAGCCTCGGAAATGGCATCAGGGCAGGCGCCATCCACGATTCCCTGGACCGGGCCCAGATGGCCGAGCTGATCCTGAACTGCGAACTTTGTGAGATGGCCAGAAAACAAGGGTGCCAGGCCATGGTGGAAGGACCTGGGCACGTACCCCTGGATGAGATCGAGGCCAACATCCTCCTTCAGAAAAAGATGTCGGGTAACGCCCCCTACTACATGCTGGGACCCCTTCCCACAGACATCGGCGCTGGCTGGGACCACGTGACCGCAGCCATAGGAGCTGCCCAGTCCTCCATGCACGGGGCGGACCTCATCTGCTACATCACCCCGGCCGAGCACCTTGCGCTTCCCGACGAGGAGGACGTTCGAATTGGGGTGAAGGTTTCCCGCCTTGCCGCCCACATCGGAGACGTGGTGAAGCTCAAGGGCAGGGCCGATCTTCGGGACAAACAGATCAGCAAGGACAGGCGCGACTTCCGCTGGGCCGCCCAGTTCGAAAACCTGCTCTTTCCGGAGGACGCCAGAAGGATCCTTGAGTCCCGCAGATCCCTTTCCGGAAAGGGATGTTCCATGTGCGGCGAGCTCTGCGCCCTCAAGAACGCGGAGATCGCCCTGAACCGGTTCCTCGCCGGAGACAAAAAATGA